The following DNA comes from Phytohabitans rumicis.
CGGCCCGAGGCGCGCTCTACCTCTATCAACTTCAACCGCTCCAGCTTTTCCCGCGACCCCTTCTTCAACTGGCACCCATGGTCACGAGTCAAACTCACATTGGGAACCGGCCCCGCCTCGGCCATGAGAATGAAGAGCGCGGCCGCCTCGACCGATGTCAGGTGTTCGTTCGGCACGTCAGTTTCCTTTCCCGGCCCGCCTACGGTTGGCGAGAAACTGCTGAAGAAGTGCGAGCACGTTCTCGATGTCGTCGAGCACCTGCGTGTTGGTGAAGCGGAGCACGGCATACCCGTTGAGTTGGAGCATCACGTCACGGTGACGATCTTCGGCGTATTTCCCTGCCGCCCGATGATCATCGCCGTCGATTTCGACGATGCACCGCTCCCTTTTCCACAGCAGGTCGACGCGGACGGGGTTAACCAACGGGCCCGGCCGGATGGTGTGATTCCAGGCCCGGCCGGCCGCCCACGCCCGATCGGCGAGGACGGCTTCAAGCACCACCTCGGCGCGGCTAGTGGGATGCGGCTTGCCGACGACGATATGACGCTGTGACCTGCGAGCCGATCGCTCCCGACGCGGCCGCGGATTCTCGTCGATCGGCTCTCGGGGTCGGACGCTGGAAACCGCCGGCGCGGATCCCGCGACCACGGTCTCCCGTCCAGGCCGAGCCACAGCAATCTCCGACAACCAGTCGATGGCCGGCAGGGATTCACCGCAGATCCACACCGCGAGCCGACCACAGTCGACCAGCCATTGCGCCGCCCGCACCAGGGCGAGCGCTTCACTCTCGTCGAGATCGTCGGGTGCCTGCAGGAGCAACGCACAGGCCGGCCGCCCGAAGCTGGCCGCGAGTACCCGCGCCAGCCCGAGCACGCGTACCTCGGGCGGGTGCCGTCGCGTTCGCGGCCCCCGCCTGGCCAGAGCACCGATCGCCAGGTCGGCGAGAAAAGGACCGTACTGGGCGGTTTCGGCGGCATGAGCAAAAGCGACCGCCCGGACGGCAGTCACCGCGGCACCGGCCGACGTCACGATGCCTTCCACCCCGGCAGCCAAGCCGGGAAAAGTTGACCGGCGGCCACCTCCATCTCGTCCAGAGTGGAGGCGACCGTCGCGTTCTGGCTCCGGGACCGTGTCACCTGTTGGACGAGGACGGCCGGAGTATTGAGCGGCGCATTCGCTACCGCCAGGTCGAGATCGTTCGGGCGGAAGCACTTTATCCATACCACCCGATCAGTCGGAATCTCTGAAAGAGAAAAGGCCACCGGCACACCTAACATGAGATGACGGCGCTCATTTTGGTGGGCCGCCAGTAGGGCGGCAATCGCCCGGTCGGGGACGAGTCGGCACTGTCCGGCACCACTTGCTGGCCGATCAACGGGGTTATTCCGGGTACACTCGGTCGACGCAGGACAGGATCCCGGGATCAAGAACGCGATCTTGCGACTTGATCGGCTGCCGCCGTTCGATCACCGATCACTCGCCACGATCCTCTAGATCATCGGCGAAGCCTCCGTCGTCCCGCACTCAAGCGCGCACCTGTCGCGGAGGCGTTTATCCAGCTACCGCACCCTGCGGCACACCACAGTCGCAGTTCCC
Coding sequences within:
- a CDS encoding endonuclease domain-containing protein, producing the protein MEGIVTSAGAAVTAVRAVAFAHAAETAQYGPFLADLAIGALARRGPRTRRHPPEVRVLGLARVLAASFGRPACALLLQAPDDLDESEALALVRAAQWLVDCGRLAVWICGESLPAIDWLSEIAVARPGRETVVAGSAPAVSSVRPREPIDENPRPRRERSARRSQRHIVVGKPHPTSRAEVVLEAVLADRAWAAGRAWNHTIRPGPLVNPVRVDLLWKRERCIVEIDGDDHRAAGKYAEDRHRDVMLQLNGYAVLRFTNTQVLDDIENVLALLQQFLANRRRAGKGN